A genomic region of Bradyrhizobium sp. ORS 278 contains the following coding sequences:
- a CDS encoding MotE family protein has protein sequence MNAFRNIRVIPVVLIAVACLAVLKVAGLVIDGGYVFDYDPQAPKRSWAQENLGYPGREDNDIVTGSTHGEPKEKKEEAPKPAAPETKPDGIVIKPEENQQQVSPAEKAILERLQSRRQELEARQREIDIRESLLKAAEQRIQSKTEEMKAIESRISGAQAAKTEADNARFKSIVTMYEGMKPKDAAKVFDRLEMSVLIEIASQIAPRKMSDILGLMSPEAAERLTVELARRAGAEKPEASAELPKIEGKIVPVKSN, from the coding sequence ATGAATGCGTTCCGTAACATCCGCGTCATTCCCGTCGTCCTGATCGCGGTGGCGTGCCTCGCGGTCCTGAAGGTGGCCGGCCTCGTGATCGACGGCGGCTACGTGTTCGACTATGACCCGCAAGCCCCCAAGCGGTCCTGGGCCCAGGAGAACCTGGGTTATCCGGGCCGCGAGGACAATGACATCGTCACCGGGTCGACCCATGGCGAGCCGAAGGAGAAGAAGGAAGAGGCGCCGAAGCCTGCCGCGCCCGAGACCAAGCCCGACGGCATCGTGATCAAGCCGGAGGAGAACCAGCAGCAGGTGTCGCCGGCGGAGAAGGCCATTCTCGAGCGGCTGCAGTCGCGCCGCCAGGAGCTCGAAGCGCGCCAGCGCGAGATCGACATTCGCGAGAGCCTTCTGAAGGCCGCCGAGCAGCGCATCCAGTCGAAGACCGAGGAGATGAAGGCGATCGAGAGCCGGATCTCGGGCGCGCAGGCTGCGAAGACCGAGGCCGACAACGCCCGCTTCAAGAGCATCGTCACGATGTACGAGGGTATGAAGCCGAAGGATGCCGCCAAGGTCTTCGACCGGCTCGAAATGTCCGTGCTGATCGAGATCGCCTCGCAGATCGCGCCGCGCAAGATGTCGGACATTCTCGGCCTGATGTCGCCGGAGGCGGCCGAGCGGCTCACCGTCGAGCTCGCGCGCCGGGCCGGCGCCGAAAAGCCCGAGGCGAGCGCCGAGCTGCCGAAGATCGAAGGCAAGATCGTGCCTGTGAAAAGCAATTGA
- a CDS encoding DUF6468 domain-containing protein, producing the protein MNHSLGLIIESLVAVLLVLTIGYCMLLNSRLKRLKADEHSLKAVIAELITATEIAERAIGGLKLAVRDVNDNLGNQLAAATQMSDQLRKQLAESDGVVRRLSRIASAARPITSPDAAAPEPVAAPAPVPAITTEPVRVSGAKAVAAAAQAFSERRRTGGLAA; encoded by the coding sequence GATTGATCATCGAAAGCCTGGTGGCCGTCCTTCTGGTGCTGACCATCGGCTATTGCATGCTGCTGAACTCCCGGCTGAAGCGGCTGAAGGCGGACGAGCATTCGCTCAAGGCCGTCATCGCCGAGCTGATCACCGCGACCGAGATCGCCGAGCGCGCGATCGGCGGGCTCAAGCTCGCGGTGCGCGACGTCAACGACAATCTCGGCAATCAGCTCGCCGCGGCGACGCAGATGTCGGATCAGCTGCGCAAGCAGCTCGCCGAGAGCGACGGCGTGGTTCGCCGCCTGTCGCGCATCGCCAGCGCCGCGCGCCCGATCACCTCGCCTGACGCCGCCGCGCCCGAGCCGGTGGCCGCACCGGCGCCCGTGCCGGCGATCACGACCGAGCCGGTGCGCGTCTCCGGCGCCAAGGCGGTCGCCGCGGCCGCGCAGGCCTTCTCTGAACGTCGAAGGACCGGTGGCCTTGCCGCATGA